A single Terriglobales bacterium DNA region contains:
- a CDS encoding TolC family protein encodes MKSLLKRCAYFAIVICALPLVAQTFPSPDYFRQAFSYPHVMTQLPGPQSLDEYIVNGKLRLGLQDAIRLMLLNNTDVRVGQAQLDQTPFGIDRAYSPFDPLFTAGFTPQRSTQPTTSALQGARTLSQLQQQTVFAYNHLLQTGTSYAISFTTSRATSNSSFSLFNPSFTSGATFTVGQRLLRGRGYLVNHGPIMIAQRNVKQSRANFEAQLNDSIVTVINQYWALVQAQKNLAVVQDSLHLAEESYKHDKRALELGALSPLDIYRSESTVAQRRLQLIQAEYAIKPLEDQLRRTIGADLDTRAAALDFDLTQTAEVSGEMASQDIATAVEMAMSKRPELEAIKQQLANDDTGVYIAHNNMQPDLNLTGNYTSNGIGGNLIDTSGSTPVIVSRGGLLDALDQVGGFGFPTYSVGLNLRLPIKNHQAQADLGTALVAKRGDLYTLRSRQQAISQEVRNAVHQLEESKLSLTAAAQSLDLAKKTLAADQRKYELGAETIFFVLDAQNTVQQAQQSYLQAQIGYQLALAALDHATGDLLEHNRVLISDSIR; translated from the coding sequence ATGAAATCACTACTCAAGCGCTGCGCATACTTCGCGATCGTCATCTGTGCCCTTCCGCTCGTCGCCCAAACGTTTCCTAGTCCAGACTACTTCCGCCAGGCCTTTAGCTATCCGCACGTAATGACGCAGCTTCCCGGGCCGCAATCCCTCGATGAATATATCGTCAATGGCAAGCTTCGACTTGGCCTGCAGGATGCGATTCGACTGATGCTGCTCAACAATACGGACGTACGCGTCGGACAGGCGCAGTTGGACCAGACGCCTTTTGGCATTGATCGCGCCTACTCGCCATTCGATCCTTTGTTCACAGCCGGCTTTACGCCGCAGCGCTCCACGCAGCCTACGACTTCTGCTCTCCAGGGTGCCAGGACTCTAAGCCAGCTCCAGCAGCAGACCGTTTTCGCTTACAACCATCTGCTCCAAACCGGCACCAGCTACGCGATTAGCTTCACGACCAGTCGTGCGACCTCAAACAGCAGCTTTTCACTCTTCAATCCTTCGTTTACATCTGGTGCAACTTTCACCGTAGGACAGCGTTTGTTGCGCGGCCGTGGCTACCTGGTGAATCACGGTCCCATCATGATTGCGCAACGCAACGTCAAGCAGTCGCGCGCCAACTTCGAGGCGCAGCTCAACGATTCGATTGTCACGGTGATCAATCAGTACTGGGCCCTTGTCCAAGCGCAGAAGAACCTCGCGGTCGTGCAGGACTCGCTGCATCTGGCCGAGGAATCCTACAAACACGACAAGCGCGCGCTCGAACTCGGCGCGCTCTCTCCCTTGGACATTTATCGCTCAGAATCCACCGTCGCCCAACGGCGTCTGCAGTTGATTCAAGCGGAATATGCGATCAAGCCCCTGGAAGATCAGTTACGCCGCACAATCGGCGCCGACCTCGATACGCGCGCCGCTGCCCTGGACTTCGATCTCACCCAAACAGCCGAAGTCTCGGGCGAAATGGCTAGCCAGGACATTGCCACCGCCGTCGAGATGGCGATGAGCAAGCGTCCTGAGCTTGAGGCGATCAAACAACAGCTCGCCAACGATGACACCGGCGTTTACATCGCGCACAACAACATGCAGCCCGATTTGAACTTGACAGGTAACTACACGTCGAACGGAATCGGTGGGAATCTGATCGACACCTCGGGTTCGACTCCGGTGATAGTCTCGCGCGGCGGCCTGCTCGATGCGCTCGACCAGGTTGGCGGATTCGGATTTCCAACCTACAGTGTCGGTCTCAATCTACGGTTGCCAATCAAAAACCATCAGGCCCAAGCGGATCTTGGTACTGCGCTAGTCGCCAAGCGCGGAGACCTGTACACATTGCGTTCGCGCCAGCAAGCCATCTCACAAGAGGTGCGCAATGCGGTTCATCAGCTTGAGGAGAGCAAACTGTCCTTGACAGCGGCTGCCCAGTCGCTTGACCTGGCCAAGAAAACACTCGCTGCCGACCAGCGGAAATACGAACTCGGGGCTGAAACGATCTTCTTTGTTCTCGATGCGCAGAATACCGTTCAGCAAGCCCAGCAGAGTTACCTGCAGGCACAAATCGGATATCAGCTCGCGCTCGCAGCGCTCGATCATGCGACTGGCGATCTGCTCGAACACAACCGCGTCCTGATCTCAGATTCGATCCGCTAA